Proteins found in one Oenanthe melanoleuca isolate GR-GAL-2019-014 chromosome 24, OMel1.0, whole genome shotgun sequence genomic segment:
- the APOA5 gene encoding apolipoprotein A-V: protein MLLKAALLLSLLASCPVSPAKPEQSGLWEYLSQLTGDKDGLEQGQSKLGRDITNLKESIQDGVSYMGDFLEKLSPLSRDLQPRLPEDSASLRRALRRELDSLRDKLSPYVDEVHQQVGKQLDDLRQQLQPLTEELLDQVSLRARQLRRHLVPSREVTAQLLGGADELQRFMAHYADKIAFHTDQVKDIFHPYTDRLLSEIHRNVEELHRSVAPHARASPEQLNQHIQELSAKLARNARDLHQQIQKNLEQLKAKLSLLPRSLGAPPGRSREALAREVQRRVEEFRRDTYAQIQAFTRALDQETEEMRLKLSARPGPPEEPLDAPPPPLEELRARLDALWRDLALSLSERGGAERGEARAGPGGAAPGRLRG from the exons ATGCTGCTGAAGGCTGCGCTGCTCCTCTCGCTGCTGGCCAGCTGCCCAG TGTCCCCGGCCAAGCCGGAGCAGAGCGGCCTCTGGGAGTACCTGAGCCAGCTGACGGGGGACAAGGACGGCCTGGAGCAGGGCCAGAGCaagctgggcagggacatcaC GAACCTGAAGGAGAGCATTCAGGATGGGGTCAGCTACATGGGGGACTTCCTGGAGAAGCTGTCGCCCCTGAGCAGGGACCTGCAGCCGCGGCTCCCCGAGGACTCGGCCAGCCTGCGCAGGGCCCTGCGCAGGGAGCTGGACAGCCTCCGGGACAAGCTGTCCCCGTACGTGGACGAGGTGCACCAGCAGGTCGGGAAGCAGCTGGACGATCTgcggcagcagctgcagccgcTGAcggaggagctgctggaccaGGTGTCCCTGCGGGCCCGGCAGCTCCGGCGGCACCTGGTGCCCAGCCGGGAGGTGACAGCGCAGCTGCTGGGCGGCGCCGACGAGCTCCAGCGCTTCATGGCTCACTACGCCGACAAGATCGCCTTCCACACGGACCAGGTGAAGGACATCTTCCACCCGTACACGGACCGGCTGCTGAGCGAGATCCACCGCAACGTGGAGGAGCTGCACCGCAGCGTGGCCCCGCACGCCCGCGCCAGCCCCGAGCAGCTCAACCAGCACATCCAGGAGCTGTCCGCCAAGCTGGCCCGCAACGCGCGGGACCTGCACCAGCAGATCCAGAAGaacctggagcagctgaaggcCAAGCTGAGCCTGCTGCCCCGCAGCCTGGGCGCGCCGCCGGGCCGCTCGCGGGAGGCGCTGGCGCGGGAGGTGCAGCGGCGCGTGGAGGAGTTCCGCCGGGACACGTACGCCCAGATCCAGGCGTTCACCCGCGCGCTGGACCAGGAGACGGAGGAGATGCGGCTGAAGCTCAGCGCCCGCCCGGGCCCGCCCGAGGAGCCGCTGGacgcgccgccgccgccgctggaGGAGCTGCGGGCGCGGCTGGACGCGCTGTGGCGGGACCTGGCGCTGAGCCTGAGCGAGCGCGGCGGGGCGGAGCGCGGGGaggcgcgggcggggccgggcggggcggcgccGGGGCGGCTCCGCGGCTGA
- the ZPR1 gene encoding zinc finger protein ZPR1: MSALGAMEAAAGPAEALFRPLSAEDGEQQPAEIESLCMNCFRNGVTRLLLTRIPFFKEIIVSSFSCASCSWSNTEIQSAGRIQEQGVRYTLAVTSRQDMNREVVKTDCASARIPELDFEIPAFSQKGVLTTIEGIIDRAVAGLEQDQPARRVMDKEVARKIDEFIGKLRQLKEVNSPFTFILDDPSGNSFVENPQAPQRDEALLVTHYRRSPQQAALLGLEGEEVDAKLPDAAEDLRDEVLQFNTNCPECNAPASTNMKLVQIPHFKEVIIMATNCDSCGHRTNEVKSGGAIEPQGTRITLRITDPSDMTRDILKSETCSVEIPELEFELGMGALGGKFTTLEGLLKDIRDLVEKNPFTLGDSSTPSRTGKLQEFIGKLQDIIEGKAQAHFIMDDPAGNSYLQNVYAPEEDPELRVQRYERTFEQNEELGLNDMRTEGYEPEAASGR; encoded by the exons ATGTCGGCGCTGGGGGCCatggaggcggcggcggggcccgcTGAGGCCCTGTTCCGCCCCCTCAGCGCCGAGGACGGCGAGCAGCAGCCGGCAGAGATCGAGTCCCTGTGCATGAATTGCTTCCGCAAC GGAGTGACACGGCTCCTGCTCACCAGGATCCCCTTCTTCAAAGAGATCATCGTCAGCTCCTTCTCGTgcgccagctgctcctggtccAACACGGAGATCCAGTCTGCAGGCCGGATCCAGGAGCAGGGCGTGCGCTACACCCTGGCCGTCACCTCCCGCCAG gaCATGAACAGGGAGGTGGTGAAGACCGACTGTGCCTCAGCTCGAATTCCAGAGCTGGACTTTGAGATCCCTGCCTTCAGCCAGAAGGGAG TGCTCACCACCATCGAGGGGATCATTGACAGAGCTGTGGCAGGCCTGGAGCAGGACCAGCCCGCCCGCAGG GTGATGGACAAAGAGGTGGCGAGAAAAATAGACGAGTTCATTGGCAAACTGAGGCAGTTGAAGGAAGTCAATTCCCCCTTCACCTTT ATCCTGGATGATCCCTCCGGGAACAGCTTTGTGGAGAACCCCCAAGCGCCGCAGAGGGACGAGGCCCTGCTGGTCACTCACTACAGGAGGAGCCCccagcaggctgctctgctggggctggag ggagaggaggtggATGCCAAGCTGCCGGACGCTGCCGAGGACCTGAGGGACGAG GTGCTTCAGTTCAACACCAACTGCCCTGAGTGCAACGCCCCAGCCAGCACCAACATGAAGTTAGTGC AAATCCCACACTTTAAGGAAGTGATTATCATGGCCACCAACTGCGATTCCTGTGGGCACAGGACCAATGAG GTGAAGTCTGGAGGAGCCATTGAGCCGCAAGGCACCAGGATCACCCTCCGGATTACAGACCCTTCTGACATGACCAGGGATATCCTGAAg TCAGAGACATGCAGCGTGGAGATCCCTGAGCTGGAGTTTGAGCTGGGCATGGGAGCGCTGGGGGGGAAGTTCACCACGTTAGAGGGGCTGCTGAAGGACATCCGTGACCTG GTGGAGAAGAACCCCTTCACTCTGGGAGACAGCTCCacccccagcaggacagggaagctgcaggagtTCATTGGGAAGCTGCAGGAC ATCATAGAGGGGAAGGCCCAGGCTCACTTCATCATGGATGACCCTGCAGGCAACAGTTACCTTCAG aaCGTGTACGCCCCAGAAGAGGACCCGGAGCTGCGCGTGCAGCGCTACGAGCGCACCTTCGAGCAGAACGAGGAGCTGGGCCTCAACGACATGAGAACAGAGGGCTACGAGCCAGAGGCGGCCTCGGGCCGGTAG
- the APOA4 gene encoding apolipoprotein A-IV: MAPKAAALVLVLLAISGSRADVNPDDVANVIWKYFTELGSNAKDTVGQLQQTEISKQINTLLKSNLQTVSAYAEDLQERLVPFATELQARLAQDSQRMKEQIQRELRELQAKLAPYADEVHQQIGTNIRELQAKLSPYAEELRSQVDRSAGELQRALEPYAAELRERLQDNTDSIKASLSPYADRLQQQIDGGVESLKERLSPMADELKAQVEQSVAELRRGLSPYAQEVQDGLNRQLESLTLQMERAAEELRGRLATSSEELRAQLSPLARELREAASGDAESLRQRLAPLAQQLEQRVGQTVESFRQQAAPFGETFGKQLVQRLEEMRGKLETGAAGVEDHLELLEKEVREKVAAFLSTVPPPQN, from the exons ATGGCGCCCAAGGCGGCCGCCCTCGTCCTGGTTCTCCTCGCGATCTCAG GGTCACGGGCTGACGTGAACCCCGACGACGTGGCCAATGTGATCTGGAAGTACTTCACGGAGCTGGGCAGCAACGCCAAGGACACGGTGGGCCAGCTGCAGCAGACCGAGATCAGCAAGCAGATCAA caccctgcTGAAGAGCAACCTGCAGACTGTCAGCGCCTACGCCGAGGACCTGCAGGAGCGGCTGGTGCCCTTTGCCACCGAGCTGCAGGCGCGGCTGGCGCAGGACTCGCAGCGCATGAAGGAGCAGATCCagcgggagctgcgggagctgcAGGCCAAGCTGGCGCCCTACGCCGACGAGGTGCACCAGCAGATCGGCACCAACATCCGCGAGCTGCAGGCCAAGCTGAGCCCCTACGCCGAGGAGCTGCGCTCGCAGGTGGACCGCAGCGCCGGGGAGCTGCAGCGGGCGCTGGAGCCCTACGCGGCCGAGCTGCGGGAGCGCCTGCAGGACAACACCGACAGCATCAAGGCCTCCCTCAGCCCCTACGCGGAccggctgcagcagcagatcgACGGCGGCGTGGAGAGCCTGAAGGAGCGGCTGTCGCCCATGGCGGATGAGCTGAAGGCGCAGGTGGAGCAGAGCGTGGCCGAGCTGCGGCGCGGGCTCAGCCCCTACGCCCAGGAGGTGCAGGACGGCCTCAACCGGCAGCTGGAGAGCCTGACCCTGCAGATGGAGCGGGCGGCCGAGGAGCTGCGCGGCCGCCTGGCCACCAGCTCCGAGGAGCTGCGTGCCCAGCTGAGCCCGCTGGCCCGGGAGCTGCGGGAGGCGGCGAGCGGGGACGCCGAGAGCCTGCGGCAGCGCCTGgctcccctggcccagcagctggagcagcgcGTGGGGCAGACCGTGGAGAGCTTCCGGCAGCAGGCTGCTCCCTTCGGAGAGACCTTCGGCAAGCAGCTGGTGCAGCGGCTGGAGGAGATGCGCGGCAAGCTGGAGACGGGCGCTGCCGGCGTGGAGgatcacctggagctgctggagaaggaggtgCGGGAGAAGGTGGCTGCTTTCCTCAGCACCGTCCCACCCCCACAGAATTAA
- the BUD13 gene encoding BUD13 homolog, with protein sequence MAAPGVSKAEYLRRYLSGPAEPAQPRRRRKKKPLGGTGRGGMRIVDDDVSWNSIAAAPEKEEEEDEGDMPVVAEFIDERPEEVKLMEEFRTNSKWKLLGDEDSQSSDISGSAKSATRRRHDSPEAAGKHNGSLDPSPPRRHRHDTPDPSPPRRHRHDTPDPSPPRRHRHDTPDPSPPRRHRHDTPDPSPPRRHRHDTPDLSPPRRQRHDTPDLSPPRRQRHDTPDPSPPRRHRHDTPDPSPPRRQRHDTPDPSPPRRQCHDTPDLSPPRRQRHDTPDSSAPKRQRRDTPDLSPPRRRQRHDTPDPSPPRRQRHDTPDPSPPRRQRHDTPDPSPPRRQRHDTPDPSPPRRQRHDTPDLSPPRRRQRHDTPDPSPPRRQRHDSPDLSPPRRHQDVSAQREKPGSPGGKKSRRKGRTSPAQKEQHRSRSPPGSPKKAHTMSSGAKAGLVSADVLQREKQELRKHERSTKHLEEESRNAQTVFRDKSGRKRNLAQEQLEQRLKAEAEAKREEQYAKWGKGLAQERQQQQNVEDAVKEMQKPLARYIDDQDLDRMLREQEREGDPMAALIKKRKAKENKEKEKPRYKGPAPPLNRFNIWPGHRWDGVDRSNGFEQQRFARIANKKAVQELAYKWSVEDM encoded by the exons ATGGCGGCGCCGGGGGTGTCGAAGGCCGAGTACCTGCGGCGGTACCTGagcggccccgccgagcccgcccagccccgccgccgccgcaaGAAGAAGCCGCTGGGCGGCACCGGCAGAGGCGG GATGCGGATCGTGGATGACGATGTGAGCTGGAACAGCATCGCCGCCGCCccggagaaggaggaggaggaggacgagggGGACATGCCTGTG GTGGCAGAGTTCATTGATGAGCGCCCCGAGGAGGTGAAGCTCATGGAGGAATTCCGAACAAACTCCAAGTGGAAGCTTCTAGGAG aCGAGGACTCTCAGAGTTCGGATATTTCGGGATCTGCCAAGTCTGCCACGAG GCGGCGCCACGACtccccagaggcagcagggaaacaCAACGGCTCCTTGgacccctcccctcccaggaGACACCGTCACGACACCCCCgacccctcccctcccaggaGACACCGTCATGATACCCCTgacccctcccctcccaggaGACACCGTCACGACACCCCCGACCCGTCACCTCCCAGGAGACACCGTCACGACACCCCTGACCCATCCCCTCCCAGGAGACACCGTCACGATACCCCTGACCTGTCACCTCCCAGGAGACAACGTCACGATACCCCTGACCTGTCACCTCCCAGGAGACAGCGTCACGACACTCCTgacccctcccctcccaggaGACACCGTCATGATACCCCTGACCCATCCCCTCCCAGGAGACAGCGTCACGATACCCCTGACCCATCCCCTCCCAGGAGACAGTGTCACGATACCCCCGACCTGTCACCTCCCAGGAGACAACGTCATGACACACCAGACTCATCAGCTCCCAAAAGGCAGCGTCGTGACACCCCAGATCTGTCACCTCCCCGGCGGCGGCAGCGTCACGATACCCCCGACCCCTCACCTCCCAGAAGACAACGTCACGACACCCCTGACCCATCCCCTCCCAGGAGACAGCGTCACGACACCCCTGACCCATCCCCTCCCAGGAGACAGCGTCATGACACCCCTGACCCATCCCCTCCCAGGAGACAGCGTCATGACACGCCAGACTTGTCACCTCCCCGGCGGCGGCAGCGTCACGACACCCCTGACCCGTCCCCTCCTCGTCGGCAGCGTCACGACAGCCCAGATCTGTCGCCACCCCGGCGGCACCAGGACGTGTCAGCTCAGAGAGAAAAGCCAGGGTCCCCAGGTGGGAAAAAGAGCCGAAGGAAAG GACGGACTTCGCCCGcccagaaggagcagcacaggtcaCGGAGTCCCCCAGGCTCTCCCAAGAAG GCTCACACGATGTCATCCGGGGCCAAAGCTGGCCTGGTGTCGGCCGACgtgctgcagagggagaagcaggagctgaggaagcACGAGAGGAGCACCAAGCACCTGGAAG AGGAATCCCGGAACGCTCAGACCGTGTTCCGAGACAAGTCCGGCCGCAAGAGGAACCtggcccaggagcagctggagcagaggctgaagGCTGAGGCAGAGGCCAAGAGAGAAGAGCAGTATGCCAAGTGGGGAAAAGG gctggcacaggagaggcagcagcagcagaatgtgGAGGATGCAGTGAAGGAGATGCAGAAGCCCTTGGCCCGTTACATCGATGACCAGGACCTGGATAGAATGCtgagggaacaggagagggaaggagacCCCATGGCTGCTCTCATCAAGAAAAGGAAGGCCAAGGAGAACAAGGAGAAAG AAAAGCCCAGGTACAAGGGACCAGCACCTCCACTCAACAGGTTTAACATCTGGCCTGGGCATCGCTGGGATGGTGTGGACAG GTCCAACGGGTTCGAGCAGCAGCGCTTTGCCCGCATCGCCAACAAGAAGGCAGTGCAGGAGCTCGCCTACAAGTGGAGCGTGGAGGACATGTAG
- the APOA1 gene encoding apolipoprotein A-I has product MRAVVLTLALLCLTGTQARSFWQHDEPQAPLDRLKDMLDVYLETVKASGKEAIAQFEASTVGKQLDLKLGENLDTLGAAAAKLREDVAPYYKEVREMWLKDTEALRKELSKDLEEVKEKIKPFLDQFSAKWTEDLEQYRQRLAPLAQELKELSKQKVELLQQKLTPVAEEARDRLRGHVEELRKNVAPFSDELRQKLSQKLEEIREKGIPQAAEYQAKVVEHLSNLREKMTPLVQDFKERVTPYTETLKARFLSLLEELQKTVA; this is encoded by the exons ATGAGAGCCGTGGTGTTGACCCTcgccctgctctgcctgacGG GCACCCAGGCCCGCTCCTTCTGGCAGCACGATGAGCCCCAGGCACCCCTGGACCGCCTCAAGGACATGCTCGATGTGTACCTGGAGACAGTGAAGGCCAGCGGCAAGGAAGCCATCGCCCAGTTCGAGGCCTCCACCGTGGGCAAACAGCTGGA CCTGAAGCTGGGTGAGAACCTCGACACGCTGGGTGCAGCCGCCGCCAAGCTGAGAGAGGATGTGGCCCCCTACTACAAAGAGGTGCGGGAGATGTGGCTGAAAGACACCGAGGCCCTGCGCAAGGAGCTGAGCAAGGACCTGGAGGAGGTGAAGGAGAAGATCAAGCCCTTCCTGGACCAGTTCTCTGCCAAGTGGACGGAGGATCTGGAGCAGTACCGCCAGCGCCTGGCACCCCTGGcccaggagctgaaggagctcaGCAAGCAGaaggtggagctgctgcagcagaagctgaCCCCGGTGGCCGAGGAGGCGCGGGACCGTCTGCGCGGGCACGTCGAGGAGCTGCGCAAGAACGTGGCCCCCTTCAGCGATGAGCTGCGGCAGAAGCTGAGCCAGAAGCTGGAGGAGATCCGGGAGAAGGGCATCCCCCAGGCCGCTGAATACCAGGCCAAGGTGGTGGAGCACCTCAGCAACCTGCGGGAGAAGATGACCCCCCTGGTGCAGGACTTCAAGGAGCGCGTCACCCCCTACACCGAGACCCTCAAGGCTCGTTTCCTCAGCTTGCTGGAGGAGCTCCAGAAGACCGTGGCCTGA